From a single bacterium genomic region:
- a CDS encoding efflux RND transporter permease subunit gives MSMLSAFVRRPVLTTMLMVAMLYLGWNGYRALNLELMPRIDYPVIVVTTVYPGAAPGEIESQVTKRIEDQVSTLANIEELTSTSRESVSQVIIQFALQVSQDQAAIDVKDKIDRIRSELPEDADDPVIAKYDIGGEPVINLAVSADRPLDEVYRTVDQVISERLSRVDGVAEVVVTGAREREVRVDVDAERLRAYGLTLLDVVRLMSAANLNVPAGHITRGAGEINVRLRGEVRDPAELAQFRLPIAGGQSIPLSEVAVVRDATAELREMAEWKGQPVIGIGVQKRSDGNTVKVVAGVQEAVEKLRSELPSDYRLEQVSENAGFVRDSVRDVLTNLALGILLAGVLLFVFLHDWRQTLIAAVAMPISVVATFMLMQSSGFTLNVMSLMALGISVGTLVTNSIVVLENIGRLVREGVEQFEPPSAA, from the coding sequence ATGTCCATGCTGAGCGCATTCGTGCGGCGACCCGTGCTGACGACCATGCTCATGGTCGCCATGCTCTACCTGGGCTGGAACGGGTATCGCGCGCTGAACCTGGAACTGATGCCCCGCATCGACTACCCGGTCATCGTGGTCACCACGGTCTACCCGGGCGCGGCGCCGGGCGAGATCGAGTCGCAGGTCACCAAGCGCATCGAGGACCAGGTGTCGACCCTGGCGAACATCGAGGAACTGACCTCCACATCGCGTGAGAGCGTCTCGCAGGTCATCATCCAGTTCGCGCTGCAGGTGAGCCAGGACCAGGCCGCGATCGACGTGAAGGACAAGATCGACCGCATCCGCTCGGAGCTGCCCGAGGATGCCGACGACCCGGTGATCGCCAAGTACGACATCGGCGGCGAGCCGGTCATCAACCTGGCCGTATCGGCCGACCGTCCTCTCGACGAGGTCTACCGGACCGTCGACCAGGTCATTTCCGAGCGCCTGAGCCGCGTCGACGGCGTGGCCGAGGTCGTGGTGACCGGCGCGCGCGAGCGCGAAGTGCGGGTCGATGTGGACGCCGAGCGCCTGCGCGCCTACGGGCTCACGCTGCTCGACGTGGTGCGCCTGATGTCCGCCGCCAACCTGAACGTCCCGGCCGGGCACATCACGCGCGGCGCCGGCGAGATCAACGTGCGCCTGCGCGGCGAGGTGCGCGACCCGGCCGAGCTGGCCCAGTTCCGGCTGCCGATCGCCGGCGGCCAGTCCATCCCGCTGTCGGAAGTGGCCGTCGTCCGCGACGCCACGGCCGAACTGCGCGAGATGGCCGAGTGGAAGGGCCAGCCGGTCATCGGCATCGGCGTCCAGAAGCGCAGCGACGGCAACACCGTCAAGGTGGTTGCCGGCGTGCAGGAGGCCGTGGAGAAGCTGCGGTCCGAACTGCCGTCCGACTACCGCCTGGAGCAGGTCTCGGAGAACGCGGGCTTCGTGCGCGATTCCGTCCGGGACGTGCTCACGAACCTGGCCCTCGGCATCCTGCTGGCGGGCGTGCTGCTGTTCGTGTTCCTGCACGACTGGCGGCAGACGTTGATTGCCGCGGTGGCCATGCCCATCTCGGTCGTCGCCACGTTCATGCTGATGCAGTCGTCCGGCTTCACGCTCAACGTCATGTCGCTGATGGCGCTCGGCATCTCGGTGGGAACGCTGGTCACCAACTCAATCGTGGTTCTGGAGAACATCGGCCGGTTGGTGCGGGAAGGCGTGGAGCAGTTCGAGCCGCCGAGCGCGGCATGA
- a CDS encoding TolC family protein, whose product MNSSALRDRELAVRRAALSLESALAALSGAQETVRLAQETHRLAVVRLDNGVGTPLERLDAERALATSRAQLASALHASNLAQAALELAVGSTGADS is encoded by the coding sequence TTGAACTCGAGCGCGCTGCGCGACCGCGAACTGGCCGTGCGGCGGGCCGCGCTGTCGCTGGAGAGTGCGCTCGCGGCGCTGTCCGGTGCGCAGGAAACCGTGCGCCTGGCGCAGGAGACACACCGCCTGGCAGTCGTCCGCCTCGACAACGGCGTGGGCACCCCGCTCGAACGCCTGGACGCCGAACGCGCCCTGGCCACCTCCCGCGCCCAGCTGGCCTCCGCCCTTCACGCCTCGAACCTCGCACAGGCCGCCCTGGAACTGGCGGTCGGCAGCACAGGAGCCGACTCATGA
- a CDS encoding biotin/lipoyl-binding protein: MKTRIPRTPAILATIAVLTIAAFAVRFNALSSAEAPASLESTQAASGKPVELVAADRGDRERWLPLAGTVEGVVQYAVTSTNALRITAINVHEGDKVRAGDVIVRLAREAPTPMVHSYARARANHENLVKDVQRLRALHAQGAISDQALDQAETRLKVAAAELQDVEGSTSLVATQDGIVAGIVANTGDVAGGRQAPGLDRADRRREGPLHRRQPAGARTGRGPAGGVGRARRLPASGRSRAPRPACRPEDPSPGREALFANRRTARARPAGLDPACAPARAPTWSACRPRRSSTATPCSWWAPTTWPASARSRSAPATPTSSRSRRAWTPASRSCASGRAG, from the coding sequence ATGAAGACCCGCATCCCGAGGACCCCGGCCATCCTGGCGACGATCGCCGTGCTGACGATTGCCGCGTTCGCGGTCCGCTTCAATGCACTCTCGAGCGCCGAGGCGCCGGCCAGCCTGGAATCGACGCAGGCAGCGTCGGGCAAGCCCGTCGAACTGGTGGCGGCCGACCGCGGCGACCGCGAGCGCTGGCTGCCGCTGGCCGGCACGGTCGAGGGCGTGGTGCAGTATGCGGTGACCTCGACAAATGCGCTGCGCATCACGGCCATCAACGTGCACGAAGGCGACAAGGTGCGCGCCGGCGATGTCATCGTGCGCCTGGCGCGCGAGGCTCCGACGCCGATGGTCCACAGCTACGCCCGCGCGCGGGCCAACCACGAGAACCTGGTGAAGGACGTGCAACGCCTGCGCGCGCTGCATGCCCAGGGCGCGATCAGCGACCAGGCGCTGGACCAGGCCGAGACCCGGCTGAAGGTGGCGGCCGCCGAACTGCAGGACGTGGAGGGCAGCACCTCGCTCGTCGCCACGCAGGACGGCATCGTGGCCGGCATCGTCGCCAACACGGGTGACGTGGCGGGAGGCCGGCAAGCCCCTGGTCTGGATCGCGCGGACCGACGACGTGAAGGTCCACTTCACCGCCGGCAGCCGGCAGGCGCTCGAACTGGCCGTGGGCCAGCCGGTGGCGTGGGACGCGCCCGACGGCTCCCTGCGTCAGGGCGAAGTCGCGCGCCTCGACCTGCGTGCCGACCCGAAGACCCATCTCCTGGCCGGGAAGCCCTCTTCGCCAACCGACGGACGGCTCGTGCCCGGCCTGCTGGTCTCGATCCCGCGTGCGCACCGGCGCGCGCACCGACGTGGTCCGCGTGCCGGCCGCGGCGCTCGTCGACGGCAACGCCCTGTTCGTGGTGGGCGCCGACGACGTGGCCCGCAAGCGCCCGGTCACGATCGGCGCCAGCGACCCCGACTTCGTCGAGATCACGTCGGGCCTGGACGCCGGCGAGCAGGTCGTGCGCTTCGGGCAGAGCCGGTTGA